From Pirellulales bacterium, one genomic window encodes:
- a CDS encoding helix-turn-helix transcriptional regulator has translation MSLTVSNDRKRKLTKEEESLLNLLERLPLKKQERLLELSRLFKDACDDAEKCEIRETMAEVIFRARPLTASPVDDDVTKVEIDKLSNHRRYVAKQIKKLRVKSGMTQGQLAKKAKLPQPHIARLESGYHAPTYKTIERIAGALGVEPGIIDPAYD, from the coding sequence ATGTCATTAACAGTGAGCAACGACAGGAAGCGCAAGCTCACAAAAGAGGAGGAATCCTTACTGAATTTACTGGAAAGGTTGCCCTTGAAAAAACAGGAGCGACTATTGGAACTTTCCAGGCTATTCAAAGATGCGTGCGACGATGCTGAGAAGTGCGAAATTCGCGAAACTATGGCTGAGGTTATATTCCGTGCTCGGCCATTAACCGCTTCGCCAGTCGATGATGACGTAACAAAAGTCGAGATCGACAAACTTTCTAATCATCGCCGTTATGTAGCTAAGCAGATCAAAAAACTCAGAGTCAAGTCAGGAATGACGCAAGGGCAATTGGCAAAAAAAGCCAAACTGCCTCAGCCGCATATTGCCCGACTTGAATCGGGGTACCATGCGCCGACGTATAAGACAATAGAAAGGATCGCTGGTGCTTTGGGAGTAGAACCAGGAATAATTGATCCAGCCTATGATTGA